Proteins from a genomic interval of Prosthecodimorpha staleyi:
- the betA gene encoding choline dehydrogenase: MEFDFVIVGSGSAGSVLAARLTEDGRHSAIVLERGGWDGSIFIQMPTALSIPMNQPRYNWFYETEAEPHLGGRHLHVPRGKVIGGSSSINGMVYIRGNPADFDRWAEEGADGWSYADVLPYFKRAETRAAGETEYRGGSGPLNTSYGTLKNPLYRAFVEAGREAGYAETDDVNGYRQEGFGRMDMTVHRGRRWSTANAYLKPALKRKNLAVMTDVLVTRVVFEAGRAVGVEIERGGARETIRARREVILSAGSIGSPQLLKLSGIGPGAELGRLGIPLLADRPGVGENLQDHLEFYFQVAAREPVTLYSHMNPLAKALIGMRWILRRDGLGATNHFETCGFIRSRAGIRYPDIQYHFLPAAVRYDGAAHVDRHGFQAHVGPMRSKSRGHVRLKSANPQDKPSILFNYMSHPDDWEEMRACVRLTRELFAQPAFARWRAEEIQPGADVTSDASIDDWIMRNVESAYHPSCTARMGRRDDPQAVVDGQGRVYGVDGLRVADSSIMPSITTGNLNAPTIMIGEKIADHVLGRTPLPRSNAPYFIHPEWASRQR; this comes from the coding sequence ATGGAGTTCGATTTCGTCATCGTCGGTTCGGGATCGGCCGGTTCGGTCCTCGCCGCCCGCCTGACCGAGGATGGCCGCCACAGCGCGATTGTGCTGGAACGGGGCGGCTGGGACGGCTCGATCTTCATCCAGATGCCGACCGCGCTGTCGATCCCGATGAACCAGCCGCGCTACAACTGGTTCTACGAGACCGAGGCCGAGCCGCATCTCGGCGGCCGCCACCTGCATGTGCCGCGCGGCAAGGTCATCGGCGGATCGTCGTCGATCAACGGCATGGTCTATATCCGCGGCAACCCGGCCGATTTCGATCGTTGGGCGGAAGAGGGCGCCGATGGCTGGTCCTATGCGGACGTGCTGCCCTATTTCAAGCGCGCCGAGACCCGCGCGGCGGGCGAAACCGAGTATCGCGGCGGGTCCGGCCCGCTGAACACCTCCTACGGCACGCTGAAGAACCCGCTCTACCGCGCCTTCGTCGAGGCGGGCCGCGAGGCCGGCTATGCGGAGACCGACGACGTCAACGGCTACCGGCAGGAGGGCTTCGGCCGCATGGACATGACCGTCCATCGCGGCCGGCGCTGGTCGACCGCCAATGCCTATCTGAAGCCCGCCCTGAAACGGAAGAACCTGGCGGTGATGACCGACGTGCTGGTCACGCGCGTCGTGTTCGAGGCCGGCCGCGCGGTCGGCGTCGAGATCGAGCGCGGCGGGGCGCGCGAGACCATCCGGGCGCGGCGCGAGGTGATCCTGTCGGCCGGTTCGATCGGCTCGCCCCAACTCCTGAAGCTGTCTGGGATCGGGCCGGGGGCGGAACTCGGCCGTCTCGGCATTCCACTCTTGGCCGACCGGCCGGGCGTCGGCGAGAACCTGCAAGACCATCTGGAATTCTATTTCCAGGTCGCCGCGCGCGAACCGGTCACGCTCTATTCGCACATGAATCCGCTCGCCAAGGCGCTCATCGGCATGCGCTGGATCCTGCGCCGCGACGGGCTCGGCGCGACCAATCATTTCGAGACCTGCGGCTTCATCCGCTCGCGCGCCGGCATCCGCTATCCGGACATCCAGTATCACTTCCTGCCCGCCGCGGTGCGCTACGACGGCGCCGCCCATGTCGACCGCCACGGCTTCCAGGCCCATGTCGGGCCGATGCGCTCCAAATCGCGCGGCCATGTCCGCCTGAAAAGCGCCAATCCGCAGGACAAGCCGTCGATCCTGTTCAACTATATGAGCCATCCCGACGACTGGGAGGAGATGCGTGCCTGCGTGCGGCTGACGCGGGAATTGTTCGCCCAGCCGGCTTTCGCCCGCTGGCGCGCCGAGGAGATCCAGCCCGGCGCCGACGTGACCTCCGACGCGTCGATCGACGACTGGATCATGCGCAATGTCGAGAGCGCCTATCATCCCTCCTGCACGGCCCGGATGGGGCGGCGCGACGATCCCCAGGCGGTGGTGGACGGGCAGGGGAGGGTCTATGGCGTCGACGGCCTCCGGGTCGCCGACAGTTCGATCATGCCCTCGATCACGACCGGCAATCTCAATGCGCCGACCATCATGATCGGCGAGAAGATCGCCGACCATGTGCTCGGCCGGACGCCGCTGCCGCGCTCGAACGCGCCGTATTTCATCCATCCGGAATGGGCAAGCCGGCAGCGCTGA
- the bmt gene encoding betaine--homocysteine S-methyltransferase: MTRSSLEALLAERPVLLADGATGTNLFAMGLEAGDPPEFWNDLHPDRIRALHQGFVDAGADIILTNSFGCNRRRLALHKAEGRTRELAEKAARLAREVADAAGRPVVVAGSVGPTGDLFAPLGPMTEEEAIDVFAEEIEGLKAGGADVAWIETMSAPEEIRAATAAAIRVGLPFTVTASFDTAGRTMMGLPPAALADLAAGLAQAPLAVGANCGVGASDLLASVGAMTEAHPEMAVVAKANCGIPRIDGDKVVYTGTPELMADYARLAIDTGCRIVGGCCGTSSGHLAAMRRAVDEHIRRARPSLDEIVAAVGPLQSPPPSAETRARGGRRRG; this comes from the coding sequence ATGACCCGTTCCAGCCTCGAAGCCCTGCTCGCCGAGCGTCCCGTCCTGCTCGCCGACGGCGCGACCGGAACCAATCTCTTCGCCATGGGGCTCGAGGCGGGCGATCCGCCGGAATTCTGGAACGACCTGCATCCCGATCGCATCCGCGCCCTGCATCAGGGCTTCGTCGATGCCGGCGCCGACATCATTCTGACCAACAGCTTCGGCTGCAACCGCCGCCGCCTCGCCCTACACAAGGCCGAGGGACGCACGCGCGAACTGGCCGAGAAGGCGGCCCGGCTCGCCCGCGAGGTCGCCGACGCGGCCGGTCGCCCGGTCGTGGTTGCCGGCTCGGTCGGGCCGACCGGCGATCTCTTCGCCCCGCTCGGGCCGATGACCGAGGAAGAGGCGATCGACGTCTTTGCCGAGGAGATCGAGGGGCTGAAGGCCGGCGGCGCCGATGTCGCCTGGATCGAGACCATGTCGGCACCCGAGGAGATCCGCGCCGCGACCGCGGCCGCGATCCGGGTCGGGCTGCCCTTCACCGTGACGGCGAGTTTCGATACGGCGGGGAGGACCATGATGGGCCTGCCGCCGGCCGCATTGGCCGACCTCGCCGCCGGCCTGGCGCAGGCCCCGCTCGCGGTCGGCGCCAATTGCGGCGTCGGCGCCTCCGACCTGCTTGCCTCCGTCGGCGCCATGACCGAGGCCCATCCGGAGATGGCGGTGGTCGCCAAGGCCAATTGCGGCATCCCGCGCATCGACGGCGACAAGGTCGTCTATACCGGCACGCCGGAGCTGATGGCCGACTATGCCCGGCTGGCGATCGACACCGGCTGCCGCATCGTCGGCGGCTGCTGCGGCACCTCGTCGGGCCATCTCGCCGCCATGCGCCGGGCGGTCGACGAGCATATCCGCCGCGCCCGTCCGAGCCTCGATGAGATCGTGGCCGCCGTCGGCCCGCTGCAGAGCCCGCCGCCGAGCGCCGAGACCCGCGCCCGCGGCGGTCGCCGGCGCGGGTGA
- a CDS encoding GlxA family transcriptional regulator: MTDEQAPATTKAPAGLSGLTGIVPVVAVVPPRVLLLDLAGPIEVLRKANLEQEAVRFEVTYVAPGGTAGSSIGLDLAGLAPLPDRLAPGTILIVPGSTEVPLRGVRPGEDRDGAAEREIVRWLARVAKQAGVAAPGGRTEQAGAADPDVFGIRLVSICSGALLAARAGLLEGRDCTTHHACLDELARLAPTARVRENRLFVDDGDVLTSAGITAGIDLMLHLVARIAGPAVALSVARYLVVYLRRTGQDPQLSPWLEGRNHIHPAVHRAQDAVAAEPARDWSVASLARVAGTSPRNLSRLFNEHAGSSVTDYVNRIRLALARDLLAGSRLDMETVAERAGFGSTRQLRRAWGRVHDAPPSRMRGE, translated from the coding sequence ATGACGGACGAGCAGGCACCCGCCACCACCAAAGCGCCGGCCGGACTCTCCGGCCTGACCGGGATCGTGCCGGTCGTCGCCGTGGTGCCGCCGCGGGTGCTGCTGCTCGATCTCGCCGGCCCGATCGAGGTGCTGCGCAAGGCCAATCTCGAACAGGAGGCGGTGCGCTTCGAGGTGACCTATGTGGCGCCGGGCGGAACGGCCGGCAGTTCCATCGGCTTGGACCTTGCCGGGCTTGCTCCCCTGCCCGACCGCCTCGCCCCCGGCACGATCCTGATCGTGCCGGGCAGCACCGAAGTGCCGCTCCGCGGCGTCCGGCCCGGCGAGGACCGGGACGGCGCCGCGGAACGTGAGATCGTGCGCTGGCTCGCCCGCGTGGCCAAACAGGCCGGCGTGGCCGCGCCAGGTGGCAGGACCGAACAGGCCGGTGCCGCGGACCCCGACGTGTTCGGCATCCGGCTGGTCTCGATCTGCTCAGGTGCGCTGCTTGCCGCCCGGGCCGGCCTCCTGGAAGGGCGCGACTGCACCACCCATCATGCCTGTCTCGACGAACTCGCCCGCCTCGCCCCGACCGCGCGGGTGCGCGAGAACCGGCTGTTCGTCGACGATGGCGACGTGCTGACCTCGGCCGGGATCACGGCCGGCATTGACCTGATGCTGCATCTGGTCGCCCGCATCGCCGGGCCGGCGGTGGCGCTGTCGGTCGCCCGCTATCTGGTCGTCTATCTGCGCCGCACCGGCCAGGACCCGCAGCTCTCGCCCTGGCTCGAAGGGCGCAACCACATCCATCCGGCGGTCCACCGCGCGCAGGATGCGGTCGCGGCCGAGCCGGCGCGCGACTGGTCGGTGGCGAGCCTCGCCCGCGTCGCCGGGACCAGCCCGCGGAACCTGTCGCGGCTCTTCAACGAACATGCCGGGTCGAGCGTGACCGACTATGTCAACCGCATCCGCCTGGCCCTCGCCCGCGACCTGCTGGCCGGCTCGCGCCTCGACATGGAGACCGTCGCCGAACGCGCCGGCTTCGGCTCGACCCGCCAACTGCGCCGCGCCTGGGGGCGGGTCCACGACGCGCCGCCGAGCCGGATGCGCGGCGAATAG
- a CDS encoding ABC transporter permease produces MSWLDRPASETQITHRNRLWLYALGILTLAFLVLPTLIVVPMSFSDSQYLEFPPRRWSLRWYEAYFASASWMDATATSLKAGILTALIATPLGTAAAYGFFHSRFWFGTLGFWLLMTPIIVPVILVGIAIFYAYVQLKLVNSLIGIVLAHAVLAIPIVLVIVTSALKSFDANQERAAQSLGASRARAFFLVVMPQIRFPLVTAAIFAFLTSFDEVVVAIFISGGPNSTLTRNMFASLRDQIDPTIAAISSIMIAATTVLILLTQLRGGGQQR; encoded by the coding sequence ATGTCCTGGCTCGACCGTCCCGCCTCGGAAACCCAGATCACGCACCGCAACCGGCTCTGGCTTTATGCGCTTGGCATCCTGACGCTCGCCTTCCTGGTGCTGCCGACGCTGATCGTGGTGCCGATGTCCTTCTCGGACTCGCAATATCTCGAATTCCCGCCGCGCCGCTGGTCGCTGCGCTGGTACGAGGCCTATTTCGCCTCGGCGTCCTGGATGGATGCGACCGCGACCTCGCTCAAGGCCGGCATCCTGACCGCGCTGATCGCCACCCCGCTCGGCACGGCCGCCGCCTACGGTTTCTTCCACTCGCGCTTCTGGTTCGGTACTCTCGGCTTCTGGCTCCTGATGACGCCGATCATCGTGCCTGTGATCCTGGTCGGCATCGCGATCTTCTACGCCTATGTGCAGCTGAAGCTGGTCAACTCGCTGATCGGCATCGTGCTCGCCCATGCGGTGCTGGCCATCCCGATCGTGCTGGTCATCGTCACCTCGGCCTTGAAGAGCTTCGACGCCAACCAGGAGCGCGCCGCCCAGAGCCTCGGCGCCTCGCGGGCGCGGGCCTTCTTCCTGGTGGTCATGCCGCAGATCCGGTTCCCGCTGGTCACGGCGGCGATCTTCGCCTTCCTGACCAGCTTCGACGAGGTGGTGGTGGCGATCTTCATCTCGGGCGGGCCCAATTCCACGCTGACCCGCAACATGTTCGCCTCGCTGCGCGACCAGATCGACCCGACCATCGCGGCCATCTCGAGCATCATGATCGCCGCCACCACGGTGCTGATTCTGCTGACTCAACTGCGCGGCGGCGGGCAACAGCGGTAA
- a CDS encoding choline ABC transporter substrate-binding protein, whose protein sequence is MQSKRFVAGAALAFGLAFFAGSAAAAEPASCKTVRFSDVGWTDITATTGLASRVLTGLGYTPKSEVLTVPVTYQSLKNKDIDVFLGNWMPSMEADRKPFVEDKSVEVLEANLEGAKYTLAVLQPTYDAGLKTFNDIAKFKDKLKGKIVGIEAGNDGNRLILDMIKDDKFGLKTFQLVESSEQGMIAEVERASKRKDHVVFLGWEPHPMNTKFKMKYLEGGDDVFGPNLGGATIYTNVRAGYLAECPNVAQLLKNLKFSLKMENEVMGLILDGGLDGSKAGEKWLKSNPKVLDDWLKNVSTLDGKPGLPAVKKSLGL, encoded by the coding sequence ATGCAATCCAAGCGTTTCGTCGCCGGCGCCGCCCTGGCATTCGGCCTTGCCTTTTTTGCCGGCAGTGCGGCAGCCGCGGAGCCCGCAAGCTGCAAGACCGTCCGCTTCTCCGACGTCGGCTGGACCGACATCACGGCCACGACCGGCCTGGCCTCGCGCGTTCTGACCGGCCTCGGCTACACGCCGAAATCGGAGGTCTTGACCGTCCCGGTGACCTATCAGTCGCTGAAGAACAAGGACATCGACGTATTCCTTGGCAACTGGATGCCGTCGATGGAGGCGGACCGGAAGCCCTTCGTCGAGGACAAGTCGGTCGAGGTCCTCGAGGCCAATCTCGAGGGCGCCAAGTACACCCTCGCCGTCCTGCAGCCGACCTATGATGCCGGCCTGAAGACCTTCAACGACATCGCGAAGTTCAAGGACAAGCTGAAGGGCAAGATCGTCGGCATCGAGGCCGGTAACGACGGCAACCGCCTGATCCTCGACATGATCAAGGACGACAAGTTCGGCCTGAAGACCTTCCAGCTGGTGGAATCGTCTGAGCAGGGCATGATCGCCGAGGTCGAGCGCGCATCCAAGCGCAAGGATCACGTCGTGTTCCTGGGCTGGGAGCCGCACCCGATGAACACCAAGTTCAAGATGAAGTATCTGGAAGGCGGCGACGACGTGTTCGGCCCGAATCTGGGCGGCGCCACCATCTACACCAACGTCCGCGCCGGCTACCTGGCCGAATGCCCGAACGTCGCCCAGCTGCTCAAGAACCTCAAGTTCTCGCTCAAGATGGAGAACGAGGTGATGGGCCTGATCTTGGACGGCGGCCTCGACGGCAGCAAGGCCGGCGAGAAGTGGCTGAAGTCGAACCCCAAGGTGCTCGACGACTGGCTGAAGAACGTCTCCACCCTCGACGGCAAGCCCGGCCTCCCCGCCGTCAAGAAGAGCCTCGGCCTCTGA
- a CDS encoding isochorismatase family protein → MSDLKTALIVIDVQESFRHRPYFTPVGLDAYLERQQALIDGAKAAGIPVVQIFHIEDQGPFALASGHVVPLAPLAIAPDAVFHKRRHSALVGTGLDVWLTSHGIGRLIVSGIRTEQCCETTTRHASDLGFKVDFCTEATHSFPMTDAAGRVWSPAEIAARTELVLAGRFARIVTVAEALGALPARIAA, encoded by the coding sequence ATGTCCGACCTGAAGACCGCCCTGATCGTCATCGACGTGCAGGAGTCGTTCCGCCACCGCCCCTATTTCACGCCCGTCGGCCTCGACGCCTATCTGGAGCGCCAGCAGGCGCTGATCGACGGCGCCAAGGCTGCCGGCATCCCGGTCGTGCAGATCTTCCATATCGAGGATCAGGGCCCCTTCGCGCTCGCCTCCGGCCATGTCGTGCCGCTGGCGCCGCTCGCGATCGCGCCGGATGCCGTCTTCCACAAGCGCCGGCATTCGGCGCTGGTCGGCACCGGCCTCGATGTCTGGCTGACCAGCCACGGCATCGGCCGGCTGATCGTCTCCGGCATCCGCACCGAGCAGTGCTGCGAGACGACCACCCGGCACGCCTCCGATCTCGGCTTCAAGGTCGATTTCTGCACCGAGGCGACGCACAGCTTCCCGATGACCGATGCGGCGGGACGCGTCTGGAGCCCGGCCGAGATCGCCGCGCGCACCGAACTGGTGCTGGCCGGTCGCTTCGCCCGGATCGTCACCGTCGCCGAGGCGCTCGGCGCGCTACCCGCCCGGATCGCCGCATGA
- the betB gene encoding betaine-aldehyde dehydrogenase, producing MTRFPLVCNHIGGAYVSTASGERFQSRDPARGELLAEIETAGPDEVEAAVVAAEAGFKVWSRMTGAERARILRRTADILRARNAELAELETRDTGKPIQETSVVDVLSGADCLDYFAAIAATLTGEQVDLGPSAFGYVRREPLGVVAGIGAWNYPLQIACWKAAPALACGNAMVFKPAELTPLSAARLAEIFVEAGLPAGVFNVVQGDARTGRALVAHPRIRKVSLTGEVGTGKRVMADAAATLKHVTLELGGKSPILVFDDANLDNAVGGALLGNFYSAGEVCSNGTRVFVHRTVKAEFLARLKARVERMVVGDPLDPASHVGALISAEHMDKVLGYIEKGRAEGARLLTGGERVTCDGLDRGFFVAPTVFDGCQDGMAIVREEIFGPVMTVLEFDDEDEVVERANATEFGLAAGVFTRDLTRGHRVVAALEAGTCWINHYNVTPIELPFGGVKLSGLGRENSRAAVEHYTQAKSVYVALADVESPY from the coding sequence ATGACCCGCTTCCCCCTGGTCTGCAACCATATCGGCGGCGCCTATGTCTCGACCGCGTCGGGCGAGCGTTTCCAGAGCCGCGATCCGGCGCGCGGGGAGTTGCTCGCGGAGATCGAGACGGCCGGGCCCGACGAGGTCGAGGCGGCGGTCGTGGCCGCGGAAGCCGGCTTCAAGGTCTGGTCGCGCATGACCGGCGCCGAACGCGCCCGCATCCTGCGCCGGACTGCCGATATCCTGCGCGCCCGCAACGCGGAACTGGCCGAACTGGAGACCCGCGACACCGGCAAGCCGATCCAGGAGACCAGCGTCGTCGACGTGCTGTCCGGCGCCGACTGCCTCGACTATTTCGCCGCGATCGCCGCAACCCTGACCGGCGAGCAGGTCGATCTCGGACCCTCCGCCTTCGGCTATGTCCGGCGCGAGCCGCTCGGCGTGGTCGCCGGCATCGGCGCCTGGAACTATCCGCTGCAGATCGCCTGCTGGAAGGCCGCTCCGGCACTCGCCTGCGGCAACGCGATGGTGTTCAAGCCGGCCGAACTGACACCGCTGTCGGCCGCGAGGCTCGCCGAGATCTTCGTCGAGGCCGGCCTGCCGGCGGGTGTCTTCAACGTCGTGCAGGGCGATGCCCGCACCGGCCGGGCCCTGGTCGCCCATCCGCGCATCCGCAAGGTGTCGCTGACCGGCGAGGTCGGCACCGGCAAGCGCGTCATGGCCGATGCGGCCGCCACCCTGAAGCATGTCACGCTCGAACTCGGCGGCAAGTCGCCGATCCTGGTCTTCGACGACGCCAACCTGGACAATGCGGTCGGCGGGGCCCTGCTCGGCAATTTCTATTCGGCCGGCGAGGTCTGCTCCAACGGCACGCGCGTCTTCGTGCATCGCACCGTCAAGGCCGAGTTCCTGGCCCGGCTCAAGGCGCGCGTCGAGCGCATGGTGGTCGGCGATCCGCTCGACCCGGCGAGCCATGTCGGCGCGCTGATCTCGGCCGAGCACATGGACAAGGTGCTCGGCTATATCGAAAAGGGTCGCGCTGAAGGCGCGCGCCTGCTGACCGGCGGCGAGCGCGTCACCTGCGACGGGCTCGACCGCGGCTTCTTCGTCGCCCCGACCGTGTTCGACGGCTGCCAGGACGGGATGGCGATCGTGCGCGAGGAGATCTTCGGGCCGGTCATGACCGTGCTCGAATTCGACGACGAGGACGAGGTGGTCGAGCGCGCCAACGCGACCGAGTTTGGCCTCGCCGCCGGCGTCTTCACGCGCGACTTGACCCGCGGCCACCGCGTCGTCGCGGCGCTCGAAGCCGGCACCTGCTGGATCAACCACTACAACGTCACGCCGATCGAACTGCCCTTCGGCGGCGTCAAGCTATCCGGCCTCGGTCGCGAGAATTCGCGCGCCGCGGTCGAGCACTACACCCAGGCGAAGAGCGTCTATGTCGCGCTCGCCGATGTCGAAAGCCCCTATTGA
- the betI gene encoding choline-binding transcriptional repressor BetI gives MPQTARRIVRARTPEAEDGRRRQIIEATIDEIAAVGFAQTTLAGIAGRAGISTGLVAFYFTDKGGLLEATLRHLAAGLGALVSEGLRAARSPRARIQAVIDANLGECQFERRIATVWLAFWGEVTVMPRFRRVQRVYERRMISNLKAGFRGFAGPDAAQRLAEATAAMIDGVWLRATLSDRPLDSAAARATVSAFVDAQLALLALALVAPAPPRTRP, from the coding sequence TTGCCGCAGACCGCCCGCCGCATCGTCCGCGCCCGAACGCCCGAGGCCGAGGACGGGCGCCGCCGCCAGATCATCGAGGCGACGATCGACGAGATCGCGGCGGTCGGCTTCGCGCAGACGACGCTGGCCGGCATCGCCGGCCGTGCCGGCATCTCGACCGGGCTGGTCGCCTTCTACTTCACCGACAAGGGTGGCCTTCTGGAAGCGACGCTGCGCCATCTCGCGGCCGGGCTCGGTGCCTTGGTGTCGGAGGGGTTGAGGGCTGCTCGCTCGCCGCGCGCGCGCATCCAGGCGGTGATCGACGCCAATCTGGGCGAATGCCAGTTCGAACGGCGCATCGCCACCGTGTGGCTCGCCTTCTGGGGCGAGGTCACCGTCATGCCGCGCTTCCGGCGCGTGCAGCGGGTCTACGAGCGGCGCATGATCTCCAACCTGAAGGCCGGCTTTCGAGGCTTTGCCGGGCCGGATGCCGCGCAGCGCCTCGCCGAGGCGACGGCGGCGATGATCGACGGCGTCTGGCTGCGCGCCACGCTGTCCGACCGCCCCCTCGACAGCGCGGCCGCACGGGCGACCGTCTCCGCCTTCGTCGATGCCCAACTCGCGCTGCTCGCTCTCGCCCTCGTTGCGCCCGCACCGCCAAGGACACGCCCATGA
- the choV gene encoding choline ABC transporter ATP-binding protein produces MSEGETAISIRNVDIVFAPNPAPALKLLDEGRSREEILAATNAVLGAAGVSLEVKRGEICVLMGLSGSGKSTILRAINRLNEVSRGEILVADEGQMINVASCEAETLRRLRQRRVTMVFQQFALLPWRTVRENVGFGLELRGMTKPERDAVVDQKLAMVGLSKWADKFANELSGGMQQRVGLARAFATDADILLMDEPFSALDPLIRTKLQDELLILQKELKKTIVFVSHDLDEALKLGNHIAIMEGGRVVQYGPPEDIILKPVNDYVREFVANVNPLNVLTAYNVMRDARDLEPAGEGWLWLDRRRTTRFRLGPDRKVVQAEAMGSAATWVATEDAGKPFPDGAHVAFWACQTTPLRHVMHAMQRDAGPVAVFDAEDHLVGAIGVRDVLGAVLRREQG; encoded by the coding sequence ATGAGCGAGGGCGAGACCGCCATTTCGATCCGCAATGTCGATATCGTCTTCGCCCCGAACCCGGCCCCGGCCCTGAAGCTGCTCGACGAGGGCCGCAGCCGGGAGGAGATCCTCGCCGCCACCAATGCGGTGCTGGGCGCCGCCGGCGTGTCGCTGGAGGTCAAGCGCGGCGAGATCTGCGTGCTGATGGGCCTGTCCGGCTCCGGCAAGTCGACCATCCTGCGCGCGATCAACCGGCTGAACGAGGTCAGCCGCGGCGAGATCCTGGTCGCCGACGAAGGCCAGATGATCAATGTCGCCTCCTGCGAGGCCGAGACGCTGCGCCGGTTGCGCCAGCGGCGCGTCACCATGGTGTTCCAGCAATTCGCTCTGCTGCCCTGGCGGACGGTGCGCGAGAATGTCGGCTTCGGCCTGGAACTGCGCGGCATGACCAAGCCCGAGCGGGACGCGGTCGTCGACCAAAAGCTGGCCATGGTCGGCCTGTCGAAATGGGCCGACAAGTTCGCCAACGAACTGTCCGGCGGCATGCAGCAGCGCGTCGGCCTGGCCCGCGCCTTCGCGACCGATGCCGACATCCTCTTGATGGACGAGCCCTTCTCGGCGCTCGACCCGCTGATCCGCACCAAGCTGCAGGACGAGCTTCTGATCCTGCAGAAAGAGCTGAAGAAGACCATCGTCTTCGTCAGCCACGATCTCGACGAGGCGCTGAAGCTCGGCAACCACATCGCCATCATGGAGGGCGGCCGGGTCGTCCAGTACGGGCCACCGGAGGACATCATCCTCAAGCCGGTCAACGACTATGTCCGCGAGTTCGTCGCCAACGTGAACCCGCTCAACGTGCTGACGGCCTACAACGTCATGCGCGACGCCCGCGACCTGGAACCGGCCGGCGAAGGCTGGCTGTGGCTCGACCGCCGCCGCACCACGCGCTTCCGGCTCGGACCGGACCGCAAGGTCGTCCAGGCCGAGGCGATGGGCAGCGCGGCGACCTGGGTGGCAACCGAGGATGCCGGCAAGCCCTTCCCGGACGGCGCCCATGTCGCCTTCTGGGCGTGCCAGACGACGCCACTGCGCCATGTCATGCATGCCATGCAACGCGATGCCGGGCCGGTCGCAGTGTTCGATGCCGAGGACCATCTGGTCGGCGCCATCGGCGTGCGCGATGTGCTCGGCGCCGTGTTGCGGCGCGAACAGGGCTAA
- the choW gene encoding choline ABC transporter permease subunit has protein sequence MEEWLTAWKLPFGAWMKVVIDFIQDNFGTALDGITDTMKFIIEGTTWVFLLLPPLAMIALVAALVWWLHRKVSLTVGVAAALLLIANLGYWEALMETVSLVGYATLFSVVIGVPLGVAAGHRPWLYDAMRPVLDLMQTLPTFVYLIPTLVLFGLGVVPGIISTVIFAVPAPIRLTYLGITSVPKPLLEAGQAFGATRQQLLWKVELPSALPTIMTGINQCIMLSLSMVVIAAMVGAGGLGKPVVRALSSVNIPMGFEAGLSIVLLAIILDRVCKAPERKRGTP, from the coding sequence ATGGAAGAGTGGTTGACGGCTTGGAAACTGCCCTTCGGGGCCTGGATGAAGGTCGTCATCGACTTCATCCAGGATAATTTCGGGACCGCGCTCGACGGCATCACCGACACGATGAAGTTCATCATCGAGGGCACCACCTGGGTGTTCCTGCTCCTGCCGCCCCTGGCCATGATCGCCCTCGTCGCCGCCCTGGTCTGGTGGCTGCACCGCAAGGTGTCGCTGACCGTCGGCGTCGCCGCCGCGCTCCTGCTGATCGCCAATCTCGGCTACTGGGAAGCGCTGATGGAGACCGTGTCGCTGGTCGGCTATGCGACGCTGTTTTCGGTCGTCATCGGCGTGCCGCTCGGCGTCGCCGCCGGGCACCGTCCCTGGCTCTATGACGCCATGCGGCCCGTCCTCGACCTGATGCAGACCCTGCCGACCTTCGTCTACCTGATCCCGACGCTGGTCCTGTTCGGGCTGGGCGTGGTGCCGGGCATCATCTCGACCGTCATCTTCGCCGTGCCGGCGCCGATCCGGCTGACCTATCTCGGCATCACCTCCGTGCCGAAGCCGCTGCTCGAAGCCGGCCAGGCCTTCGGCGCCACCAGGCAGCAGCTGCTCTGGAAGGTGGAACTGCCCTCGGCGCTGCCGACCATCATGACCGGCATCAATCAGTGCATCATGCTCAGCCTGTCGATGGTGGTGATCGCCGCCATGGTCGGCGCCGGCGGTCTCGGCAAGCCGGTGGTGCGCGCGCTGTCCAGCGTCAACATTCCGATGGGCTTCGAGGCGGGCCTCTCCATCGTGCTGCTCGCCATTATTCTCGACCGGGTGTGCAAGGCCCCCGAACGTAAGAGGGGGACGCCATGA